TTCTTGTTCTGGTGCTTGTCCGCCATGCTCTTGGGCGGCTGGGTCTTGGCCTTGTCCACCCGAAAGCTGCCGTCGAAGGGCACCAGGTACGGGCTTTCCACGGGTTCGTGCTTCGCCATGCGGGTCACAGTACTGAGCCGCCCCGCGACTCACAATCCTTCGCTTTGCAGGCGAAGGTCGGCCGCGGCGCGGAGCCAGCGCGCCGCACCGACATTCAGCTGCTCGGGGAAGCTCTCGGGGCGTGTGCTTGACGCCGATTCGGGAGAGTGCGACCGGCAAGGCATGCGCCGGTTGGAACAGGCAGCCTGGATCGCCCTCGCGGCCCTCGGCATCGCGCTCCCCATGGCGTGCGGCTCTCGAACCGGGTTGCCCGATCGCGCCTCCGCGGACGCCAGCACCGGGCAGGACGCGGGCTTCGATCACAGCGTGCCCCCGGTGGATGCCTCCGAGGATCAGGACGCCGCGGACGCCGACGACGGCGACGGCAACGTCGTGTTCAAGGACGTGAAGTTCGACGGCCTCGCGCCCTGCGATCCCAACGCCCTGTTCGTGTACCTGGTGACGGAGGAGTCGACACTCTATCGCTACGATCCGAGCAAGGGCACGCTGTTCAACGTGGGCAAGCTCGACTGCCCCACCAACGGCTCGCCGTTCTCCATGGGCGTGAGCCGCTCGGGCATCGCCTACATCCTGCATCGGCCGCTGTCGCCCACGGGCTCGAACCCACCCGGGCAGCTGTACGCCGCCAGCGTGGAGACGGCCGCCTGCGTGGCCACCGAGTTCGTCCCGGGCCAGCAGGGCTTCGGCCTGTTCGGAATGGGCTTCGCGCTGGACGACGACGGCATGGGAGAGACGCTGTACGTGGCAGCCGGCAGTCAACCGGCGAATCAGGTCAACGGTCTCGGCAGCATCGACCTGACGACCTACGGCCTCGATTTCGTCGGCCCCTTCATAGCGGCGCCGGGCGACCGCATGGAGCTCACCAGCTCCGACGACGGCAGTCTGTACGGCTACTTCGTGGACTCGAACAGCACCGGCGGTGGCTCGGTGGTGAGCATCGACAAGCACACCGGCGCCATCCTCGACGTGGTGCCGGTCTCGGTGCAGGGCGACGCCAGCGCCTTCGCCTTCGCCTATTGGGGCGGGGACTTCTACATCTTCACGGCGCCGTTGAACGGCAAGACCACCATCACCCGCTACCGACCGACGGACGGCACGCTGAAGGTGGTCGGCAGCGTGCCCCAGGCCGTGGTGGGCGCCGGCGTCTCCACCTGTACGCCCAGCAAGAGCTGACATGGCGCGGGAGCACGGGACGCGGCGCATCGAGCCGCCGCTTCCCGTCAGCCTCGACCACACGCTGGATCAGCTCTGGCGGCGCGGGTCGGACCCTTGTACCGGCAGAGACCCCGACGGCAGTTGGTGGCGCACGCTGCGCACGCCGAGCGGCGCCGCGACGCTGCGACTCGCCGCGGACGACGGCGGCGTGTCGGCGGAAGCTTGGGGGCCGGGGGCCGAGCAGGCGCTGGAGCTGGCGCCGGAGATCATCGGCGCCAGCGACGACATCACGGGCTTCCACCCGACGGGCGTCCTCGCCGAGATCCATCGGCGCCATCCGGGCGCGCGCATCGTGAAGACCCACGCCGTGTGGCACGCCACCCTGCTCGCGGTCCTCGAGCAGAAGGTCGCCGGAAAGGAGGCCCTGGCCGCCTACGTCGGGATCTGTCGCGCGTGGTCGGAGCCCAGCCCCGGCCCGCGGCCGATGCTGCTCCCGCCGGCGGCGGAGGTGATCGCCGAGCTACCCTATTTCGAGCTGTCCCGCTTCGGGGTCGAGCGTCGCCGGAGCGAGACCCTCCGGCGCCTCGCGGCGCGCGCGCGGGAGCTCGAGGCCCTCGGGTTGCGCGACGCGCGGGCGTATCTGGAACGCTTTCCCGGCGTGGGGCCGTGGACCAGCGCGGAGATCGCCCGGGTCGCCCTGGGTGACGCCGACGCGCTCTCCGTCGGCGACTACAATCTGCCGCACCTGGTGGCGGTGAACCTCACCGGCGAGCCCCGCGGCGACGACGCGCAGATGCTCGCCCTGCTGGCGCCCTACGCCGGACATCGCGGCCGCGCGCAACGGCTGCTGGAAGTGGGCGGTCGCCCGGCGCCGCGCTTCGGCCCGCGACGCCGGCTCCGAAGCTGGCACCGCTAACGCCGGCCGGGGGCGTAGGTGCTGCAGCGGATGGCGTCGAAGGTGTCGTACCGGATGTCCGCCACGTCCAGCGAGGTGCCGGAGGCCGCGGCGTCGATCTCGAGCTCCACCACGAAGCCGTCGAAGGTCCCGCCTCCGTTGATCGAAGCATCCGGCACGAAGGTGCCGACGCGCACCCAGTCGTAGCTCCGGGGCACGATGGTGGTCCGTTCGTCGATCACGGTGCGGGTGCAGCTGCCGTTCGTGCAGTCCTCCCGCAGCAGGCGCGCATGGAGGGTGCCGTGACCTTCCGCCAGCACCTCCGCGTCGAAGGAGTCCTGCGTCGGATCGCTGAAGGTGGGCAGCGGAATGTCGAGCTTGGCCGGGCCCGGCCCCAGCTGATAGCCGATGCTGTCACCGGTGAGGCCCGTGACCTGCTGGGCGGCGCCGCTGGTCTCGCACTCGCCGCCGCCACAGGCGTCGTCGAGCAGCCGGGTCTGACTCTCCACGTTCGAAGAGCAGGCTCCGGCGGCCGCGAGCCCCAGGGTGAGGATGGCCAAACGGCCGCGAAGGCTAGCCATTGAACACTCCCGTGAAGGTGAAGAAAGTACCGCCTAGATCGTAGCGCCGCCCGACGTCCCCGGGCGGATCCACCCGACAGCGGAGCAGCACGAGGCTCATCCCAACGTGCGCGTCGGGGAACAACAGGGACGCCGCACCGCCCCACAAGAAGCCGGATTGCGACTTGGAAGACCCTCCGCCGGCGAAGTCGAGAGAGCCCCAACCGATGCCCAAGCGCGGCGCAATCACACCCACGATGGGCGCGTCTCCCGCGAGCACCAGGGGGACCTCGCCGCCGGCGTAGAAGTCTTCGACGTTGAGCTCCGGTCCTCCCTGGTCCGGGGTGGAGCCACCGTCCGCGTAGCCGCCGAAGGCGCCCACGCCGAGGAAGGGCGACGGCAGGTAGTCGAAGCTGCCTCCGAGATAGAACATGGTGCCGATGGAGTAGCCGTCGGCCTCGATCAGATCCTTCTGCTCGCTGCCCGCCGAACCGCCGAGACCGATGTCGAGACGCACCAACCACTGCATCGGTTCCCGCGGCTCCTTCGCCCGCGGCGCTGCGGGGGCCGGCCCCGGATCGCGAGGCGCCGGATAGGGACCGTAGGCGGGCGCCGGGTAGTAACCGGGCGGTGGCTGGCCGTAGCCGTAGGCAGGCGGCGGCGCAGCAGCCGGCGGCGCAGCAGCCGGCGGCGGAGTTGGAGCAGGAGCGGGTGCTGGCGGCGCGGCCGTCGTCGCGGTCGGCGCAGCATCCACCGCTGGCCCATCGGGCGGCGGTGGCGCCGAGGTGGGCGCCGCCAAGGTCAGGAGCAGAGCCCAGCTCACGAGCAATGCCCCTGACTTTGGTGACAGCCTGTGCGGTTTCCGCCACAGCGCGTTTTGCGCGCGATCATCGAGCGTTTCTCCTGGTCTCGCTGCATCCCTCTGGCCTCCGGTGTCGGGCCGCCACGGAGTGCAAACCCGGTGCCAGACGCGCTACGCTCGTGAGCGTATCATGACTGCTTCTGCCGAGCGTTTGATCGAGACCATCCGCACTTCGATCATCGGAGACGACCAAGTGCTGGACGGTCCCTTCGGACCGCGCCGCGTGACCTACGCCGACTACACCGCGTCCGGGCGATCGCTGTCCTTCATCGAGGACTTCATTCGCAACGAGGTGTTACCGCGGTATGCCAACACCCATACCGAATCCAGCGGCACGGGGCTGCAGACCACGCGCTTTCGCGAGGACGCGCGGGAGATCATCCGGCGCTCCGTGGGCGGGGACGAGCGGGACGTGGTCATCTTCTGCGGCTCCGGAGCCACCAGCGCGATCAACAAGCTGATCGACGTGATGAACCTGCGGCTGCCCCGGGAGCTCGACGATCGCTACCGGCTGCTGGAGCAGATCCCGCCGGAAGAGCGCCCGGTGGTGTTCATCGGCCCTTACGAGCATCACTCCAACGAGCTGCCCTGGCGCGAATCGATCGCGGAGCTGGTCACCATTCCGGAGGATTCCGATGGTCGCATCGACCTCGACATCCTCGAGCGCGAGCTGTCCCGCTACGGGGATCGTCCGCTCAAGATCGGGAGCTTCTCCGCCGCTTCCAACGTGACCGGCATCGGCTCCGACACCCGCGGCATCGCCCGCTTGCTGCACGCCCACGGCGCGCTGTCCTTCTGGGACTTCGCGGCGGCCGGGCCCTACGTGAAGATCGAGATGAACATGCAGGACGAGGGGCCCGACGGCCACCTCGTGTACAAGGACGCCGTCTTCCTCTCGCCGCACAAGTTCATCGGTGGGCCCGGCACCCCCGGCGTGCTGGTGGCCAAGAAGAAGCTGTTCCGAAACCGCGTGCCCTCGCTGCCGGGCGGCGGCACCGTCGCCTACGTCAATCCCAAGGAGCACCGCTATCTGGACGACCCCGAGGTGCGCGAAGAGGGCGGCACGCCGGACATCGTCGGCGCCATCCGCGCGGGTCTCGTGTTCCAGCTCAAGGATGCCGTGGGCCACGACGCCATCCGCGCCCACGAGAAGGACTTCATCGATCGCGCCATCCAGAGTTGGTCCGAGAACGAGCACTTGGAGATCCTCGGCAACAACAAACTGTGGCGCCTTTCGATCGTGTCCTTCGTGGTGCGCCACGGCACCGGGTACTTGCACCACGACTACGTCGCCGCGCTGCTGAACGATCTATTCGGCATCCAGGCGCGGGCCGGTTGTTCCTGTGCAGGCCCCTACGGCCACCGTTTGCTGGGCATCGATCTCGAGACCAGCCGGGAGTTCGAACGCGAGATCGTGCTCGGCTGTGAAGGGATCAAGCCCGGCTGGGTGCGAGTGAACTTCAACTACTTCCTGTCGGAGAGCGTGTTCCAGTTCGTGCTGCGCGCGGTGCACATGGTGGCGAAGGAGGGCTACAAGCTGTTGCCGCTGTACAGCTTCGATCGCGCCACCGGCAAGTGGCGCCACCGTCAGGGTCGGCCGGAGCCGCCGTTGCGGCTGACGGACGTGAGCTACCAGGGTGGCAAGATGGAATACCGCTCGCGCCACGCCACGGAACCGGAGTGGGCCCTCGACGGCTACCTGACGGAAGCGCAGAAGCTGTTCGACGGCGCCGCGGACCAGGTCCGCGACCTCACCCTGGAGGACACGCCGTTGTCTCCGGATTTCGAGCACTTGCGCTGGTTCCCGCTGCCGGCCGAGGTGGCCGCGGAGCTGTCGGGCGAGGCGCCCAACGAGCCCCGCAAGAATCCGCTCCACGTCCGCTGAGAGAAAGCGGGAAGAGTCGGCCTGCGAAGGGCGTATAGCGGCGCGATGAACCAGTACCCCGCCCCCCAGCAGCAGCAGTATGCGCCCGCCCCGCAGCAGCAGTACGCAGCCGCCCCCGCCGGCATGGCGGCCCCCGCGCGGCAGCCGAAGCGCAACATCTTCATGATCCTGGGCGGCGGGTTCCTGCTGCTGATCTCCCTCGGCGTCGGCTCCGTGTTCGCGATGAACGCGTATCAGTACGCCACCGTCGCCGATCGTTGGGCCTCGGACTCACGCCTCTCCCCCATGGCCCGCGAGCTCGGCGTGCGCATCGTGCAGCGCGCCGCCATGCGCCGGATGATGATCTTCGGGCCCGTCAGCGGCGTGTTCGGTCTGGCCGGGTTGGTGGTCGCCGGTCTCGGCCTGCGCAAGAAGTAGCCCGCCGCCTGTTTCCATTTTGGTGTTGGTGCGGCGCGGAAACGGAGCTTCCGCGCCGGACCGACAATCAGAAGATCCCAGAAAGCGACAAGGACGCTCGCTCTTTGTCGACCTCCGGCGTCACGCGGACGGGCGTGTCGTGGAGCGCGGGGATCAAGGTACCAATGGACGCGCCCACCAGCGCGCCGGCCACCACGTCGCTCGGGAAGTGCTTGCCCGCCTTGACGCGGGAGATGCCGACGGTGGTGGCGACGGCGGTGCCCACGCCGAACACGGCCCAGGTGTAAGCGGAGCCGTGGTGACGCCGCTCCACCGTCCAGAACAACGACGTGGACAGAGCAAAGGACGCCGTGGTGTGGCCGCTGATGAACGAGAGCGCACCGTCCGGGCTCTTGCGCACGCTTTCCGGTGCCGAGGTTCCGTACACGAAGGGGCGAGCGCGGCTGGTGCTGAGGGTGGCCAGGGCCGAGAGCGCGACGGCGGTGACGGTGGACTCGTAGACGACGACCGAGTCGTTGAGCGCACTGAGAAAGCCTTCGTCCGCGCTGAGCAGGGGGATGGGCGCGACGAGCAGCACACCCGCGCCCAGGTCGCTCACGGTGTTCCAACGCGGCTCGTAGGTGCCCGCGTACGGGCGGTCCCAAGCGGCGAGGTCGCTCTTGTCACAGCCTTCGGGTGTGGTCGTGCAGTACGCGGGCGCCGAGCCCTTCGCCGTACGGAAGCTGCGACCCAGGGACAGCACTCCAGCGCTCACGAGCAGTGGTACGTCGAGCTGCCAGTACAGCTGATACGCGCGCTTGGGGGGCGCTTCCGGCTCGGGAACCACGGGGGTGAGCGGTGACGCGGGCACGACGTCCTCTCCACCTTCGTGGTGGGGCTCGGGGGGAATGGAGCCGAGCTCGGGAGGGACGGACTTGGCACGGTCAGGATGGACTTTCTCGACGGCGCCGGCTGGGCTGGTGAGCACGAGCGCAGCAACGAGGGCACCGAATGACACACGTAAAAAGGGCACGAAGTCGTCTTCAGCAAGTCACGTTCCGAAACGAAAGCGGCAGAAATGCGCTGTGCGGCGTCCAGTGCTCGGGTCGTTTCGCCACGACGAGCGCTGACGCCCGGGCAAGGGCGCACGTGGATCGAGAATTGCTGAGAGCGCTCAGCAGGAGGCAACGATGAAAGTGAAGAGCCTGATGACCCATCACGTTCACACGTGCACGCCGGAGGACACCTTGGCGCACGCGGCGAAGCTGATGTGGGATCACGACGTCGGATCCATCGTGGTCGTCGACGCGGAAGGCCGTGCCATCGCGATGATCACGGACCGGGACGCGTGCATGGCGGCCTACACCCAGGGTGTCCGGCTGGCCGACGTGGACGTCGCCATGGCCATGAGCCGAGACATCGTCACCTGTACGCCGGATACGTCGGTGTCGGAGGTGGAGACCATGATGCGGAACGCGCAGCTGCGCCGCATTCCCGTCGTCGGCTACGGTGACGAGCTGGTCGGCATCGTGACGCTGGGTGATCTCGCGCGCCACTCGCAGGAAAGGACGTTGGCGATGGCACTGGAAAGCCCGGCGCTGAGCCGTACCTTCGCCGGCATCGTCAGTCCCCGTCCGAGCTGACGGCGAGTCTTGCGCAGCGCCCGCCCAGCGCCGCAACCGTTGCGACCCGCGATAGCCGTCTTAAGCTGACGGTGGCATGACCATTCGCAACGGGTTTTCCACCGTCACCCCGTATCTCGTCACCGACGACCTCGACGGTCTGCTCGCGTTCATGCGGCACGCCCTCGGCGCGGAGGAGACGCTGCGCGCGCGTGGCAGCGGCGGCGGCGTCCACGTGGAGTTACGGGTCGGTGACTCGATGCTGATGGTGGGCGGCGCCAGCCGTCGCACGAGCGCCATGCTGTTTCTGTACGTCGACGATCCCGATGCGTGGCACGCGCGCGCTCTCCAGGCGGGCGCGACGTCGACCATGGCTCCGGCGGACACGACGGACGGCGAGCGGC
This window of the Polyangiaceae bacterium genome carries:
- a CDS encoding CBS domain-containing protein produces the protein MKVKSLMTHHVHTCTPEDTLAHAAKLMWDHDVGSIVVVDAEGRAIAMITDRDACMAAYTQGVRLADVDVAMAMSRDIVTCTPDTSVSEVETMMRNAQLRRIPVVGYGDELVGIVTLGDLARHSQERTLAMALESPALSRTFAGIVSPRPS
- a CDS encoding phosphatase PAP2 family protein — its product is MPASPLTPVVPEPEAPPKRAYQLYWQLDVPLLVSAGVLSLGRSFRTAKGSAPAYCTTTPEGCDKSDLAAWDRPYAGTYEPRWNTVSDLGAGVLLVAPIPLLSADEGFLSALNDSVVVYESTVTAVALSALATLSTSRARPFVYGTSAPESVRKSPDGALSFISGHTTASFALSTSLFWTVERRHHGSAYTWAVFGVGTAVATTVGISRVKAGKHFPSDVVAGALVGASIGTLIPALHDTPVRVTPEVDKERASLSLSGIF
- a CDS encoding VOC family protein; translated protein: MTIRNGFSTVTPYLVTDDLDGLLAFMRHALGAEETLRARGSGGGVHVELRVGDSMLMVGGASRRTSAMLFLYVDDPDAWHARALQAGATSTMAPADTTDGERRAGVKDAFGNDWWFGRPQ
- a CDS encoding aminotransferase class V-fold PLP-dependent enzyme, which encodes MTASAERLIETIRTSIIGDDQVLDGPFGPRRVTYADYTASGRSLSFIEDFIRNEVLPRYANTHTESSGTGLQTTRFREDAREIIRRSVGGDERDVVIFCGSGATSAINKLIDVMNLRLPRELDDRYRLLEQIPPEERPVVFIGPYEHHSNELPWRESIAELVTIPEDSDGRIDLDILERELSRYGDRPLKIGSFSAASNVTGIGSDTRGIARLLHAHGALSFWDFAAAGPYVKIEMNMQDEGPDGHLVYKDAVFLSPHKFIGGPGTPGVLVAKKKLFRNRVPSLPGGGTVAYVNPKEHRYLDDPEVREEGGTPDIVGAIRAGLVFQLKDAVGHDAIRAHEKDFIDRAIQSWSENEHLEILGNNKLWRLSIVSFVVRHGTGYLHHDYVAALLNDLFGIQARAGCSCAGPYGHRLLGIDLETSREFEREIVLGCEGIKPGWVRVNFNYFLSESVFQFVLRAVHMVAKEGYKLLPLYSFDRATGKWRHRQGRPEPPLRLTDVSYQGGKMEYRSRHATEPEWALDGYLTEAQKLFDGAADQVRDLTLEDTPLSPDFEHLRWFPLPAEVAAELSGEAPNEPRKNPLHVR
- a CDS encoding DNA-3-methyladenine glycosylase 2 family protein, translating into MAREHGTRRIEPPLPVSLDHTLDQLWRRGSDPCTGRDPDGSWWRTLRTPSGAATLRLAADDGGVSAEAWGPGAEQALELAPEIIGASDDITGFHPTGVLAEIHRRHPGARIVKTHAVWHATLLAVLEQKVAGKEALAAYVGICRAWSEPSPGPRPMLLPPAAEVIAELPYFELSRFGVERRRSETLRRLAARARELEALGLRDARAYLERFPGVGPWTSAEIARVALGDADALSVGDYNLPHLVAVNLTGEPRGDDAQMLALLAPYAGHRGRAQRLLEVGGRPAPRFGPRRRLRSWHR